The segment CTATTTCGAGCGCCTGCACGTCTGGGGAGCCGTCTTCGAGAGCCGACCCGGAATCACCCTGATAGTAGCCGACGACGTAACTTTCGTTGGCGCTGGGAGCCACGACGGAGAAGTCCCCCGCGTCGTCGGTGACAGTAGCATTGTGCGTCTGGCCGTATTGGGTCTCGTAGACCACCACCTCGTCGCCGACCGCCGGGTCGCCGTCGGCCTCGACGATTCGCCCCGAGTACGCCACGCGGTCGGGGTACTCCTCGGCGACCGACGGTATCGCGCCGTCGGCGTCCACGAGCCCGTACCCGGTTTCGGAGTTGGGTTCGGTGCCACGCAGGGGGACCGCTGAGGATTCCAGCTTCGAGCGAATCTCCTCGGGCGTAAGAGTACCGTCGTCTGAGAGCATCAGCGCCGCGACGCCAGCGGTGTACGGTGACGAAGCCGACGTTCCGGAGAACCCATCCGGATAAACCGAAGTCGTCACACCGGCAGGTGCGACTACGTCGGGTTTGATTCGACCGTCGACCGTCGGTCCACGGGACGAGTAGTCGGCGAGGTCGTTGCTCCAGTAATCGACCGCGCCGACGGAGACAATGTTTCGTCCGGTGGCAGGAACCGTGATGGTCCGTGACCGAGTACCATATTCGGGGTCCGAGTCGCCGCGGAAGAACACGTTGAACCTCGCGGTACCGTTGGCGCTGTGGTTACGGATGGCGAGATGGACGGGTCCGGTCGCGTAGTAGTCGATATGTTCGACCGGTCGTTGCGAACCGCTCTGGACCGTCTTCGAATCGGCGACGATATCGCCATCGGAGTTGTAGAGGTACGCGTTGTAGTCCTCGTTTCTTGCGTCCCAGTCGCTCCAACTAACGTCGATATCGACGTATCCCTCCCCACCGGGAGGCGTGACCTCCACGAACTCGTCGTTACCGCTAAAGTTCAGCCAGCGATTGGAGTCGGGGTCCGACCACGTTCCACCCCAGTATTCGTCTTCACCGTCGTTCCCGGCCGAGGTGAACCACGTCGTACCGCTCCGGACCGACTCGTTGATGTCGCGATTTATTTGGTCGGTGCCGTCGAGAGGACCGACACCGTACCAACCCAGCGACATAGTCACTACGTCGGTCGAAGTGCTGGACTCCAGCCAGTCGGTCGCCTCGTAGAACTCGGTGAGGGTTCCGACCTTCACGGCGATAATCGAGGCGTTCGGCGCGGTGTCGGCGACGAGTTCGGCGGTCGCGGTGCCGTGTTCGCCCGACTGGTTGCTCATCGACCGCGGGTCGGAGGCGCTGAAGTTTCGCCAATCGACGAGTTGCTCCTCGATTTCCGGGTTCGTCACGTCGAAGCCCGTGTCGATGACCGCGACGGTGACGCCGTCGCCGGTCACGCCCGCATCGTGGACGTTGCCCACGTCCATGTTCGAGATGCCTTCACTGACGATTTCGTCGGTCTCGGGGCGTCGGGGGAGACGGGCGAACTCGACGGCCGAGGAGTCCGCGAGCGCCTGCACGGCTGGCGCGGGCACGCGGGCTTGGACGAGCGTTTCGTGACGGACCTGTACCTCGCCGCCGACGTTGCCGACCAGTCCGGCGACGGCGTCGCTCCGGCCGACGGTCGAGCGGACGACGACCTGCACGAACTCGGTGTCTCCCGTGCTGTCGGTCGACGGTCCGCTCGCGGCCGATTCGACTCTATCGAGGAGCGACGAGGAGATTTTGGGGTTCGACTTCGCCGCCGAAGGCGTGGCCCGCGTCGTCTCGTTCGTCGCCCCGCCCGTCGTCTCGTTTGCCGTCTGGTTGGTAGCCGTCTCGTTCGTCGTCTGGTTGGCTGTCGTCGTAGCCGTCGCGTTCGTCGTCGTGGTCTCGCCGCCGACCGTCGTCGCGGTCGTTTCGGCCGCCGTCGTCTCGGCGACAGTGGTGTCGTCGTCCACGCTCGTCGCCGTAATCGTTATCGGCGTCTCGCTCGCCGTCGTGGTCGTCGCCGCGTCCGTGGTCGCGGTACGTGTCGTGGCGTCGCCGACGGTCGTCGTCTCCGCGAGCGTCGTGGTCGCGTTCCCCGCCGTATTCCCGGCGGTGTTCCCGGCCGTGAGTGGGCCGACGGACGTGACGGCCGAGGCCGGGACCGCGGCGGTCGTTGCCGAGACGACCAACAGGACGGAGAGGAAGACCGCAGAGACGCGGTCCCCCGTCATGTTAGCCCTCCGGGGAGAGAAGCCGCCGGAATTTTAGTAAATATCCTAATATGTATGTCTGAATTCATTATAGTAGAATTATATCAGGAACTGATAAATTTTTGTAATTGGAGGTTTGAGTCTATAGAGACTACATAGACTATCGCCGCGACCGAATCGAGCCGGTCGTCTCACCGTGAAGACGGCCGGTTCAGTTCGAGGAGGGCCGGAGATTCGCGGCCGTCCGGCGAAGCGATGGTGACTCGACTCTCGAAAAACAGGGTATCTGACTGCGCTACTCGAAGTCGTCCTGCGTGACAGGTTGGCCCTCCTCGGTCGGCGGGGCGACGTGGTCCACGAACTCCTCGACGGTCGGTTGCTCGACGCGGACGCGGACGTGGATGTCGCCGAGTTCGTCGGGGTTGCCGACCGCGAAGTTGACGACGCCCTCGAAGGCGGCCTGCTTCTTCAGGTCGAACGAGAAGGTGTCGCCCCGGCGCGACCCGAAGAACTCCCCGCGGGCGGTGTCGAGAATCTCCTGCCGGTGGAGGAGTTCCGAGAAGTGGTCGAGCGAGTGAGCCTCGGCGACGACTTCGCCGTGCTGTTGGGCCGGGTCCGCGTCGGGGAAGAGGTTGGCGACGGCCGTGGCGACGCGGTCGGCGATTTCGGTGTCTTGGACTGGTGCCGTAATCTGCACGTCGATGCTGTATATCATGGTAGTGGTCGAAGGTCGTAGTCGGTCGAAATCAGGCTTCTCGGGCGCGTTCGCGTTCGAGTCCTGCGACGCCCTCGGTTAGCAGGGCGCGAATCTTCTCGTGGAACGCCTCCAAGCTGTCGGTGTTGTCGATGGAGGCGTCGGCGCGGGCGATGGCCTCGTCCATGCCGAACCCGCGCTCGCGCTCGTCGCGTTCGCGCAGGGTCTCGGCGTCGGTGGCGTCCCGACCGCGCGACTGGACGCGCTCGGCCCGGACCTCGAAGGGGGCTTCGATGCTGACCAGCGTGAAGTCGTCGCCGAACGCCTCCACGAACCGCTCGACTTCGACGCCCGCCCGGATGCCGTCCACGAGGACGGTATCGCTCTCTTCGAGGGCTTCCTCGATTATCGGGAGCGACCGCTGGGCGATGGCGTCCGGGCCGTTTTCGTCGCGGAGCGCGCCCGCGATTTCGCCGTGGTGTTCCGCCGGGTCCAGCCCCCGGTCGCGACACTCCGCGCGAATCACGTCGCCCATGGTCACGACGGGAATGTCTAGCTCCTCGGCGACCGAGGCGGCCTCGCCCTTGCCGCTCCCCGGCAACCCCACGGTTCCGATTACTCTCATTGGATTCAGGTAGTGGTGATTGGTGCTTAAGCACTGTGTTCCATCGAGAACGCACCGAAAACGATGTTTGAGCGGTGCATAGCCGAGGTGAATCCTAAGACCTTTTGGGAAGGCCACTCCAAGGAATCGGCAAGGGCACGTAGCTCAGTCTGGAAAGAGCGTCGGACTTCTAATCCGACGGTCGTGGGTTCAAATCCCATCGTGCCCGTACAGCGACGAGTGCGAGGCGCGTCGCGCCTCGAACGCGAACGGCGACGCCGTGAGCGAAATGAGGAGCGAACCGGCGCGAAAGGCGATTTGAACCCCGCGAGTCGCAGGCCCGCGCAACGCAGTGAGCAGGAACGTCTCGCTCCGGTTCAAATCCCATCGTGCCCGCACAGCGACGAACGTTTGTACTTCACGTTCTTCGGTCGCGGTGTATCGGTAGCGACGAGACGGAAAATCCAGACGTACTCGCTCAGAAGAGGTCGCCGACATCGTTGATGTCGGACCGACAGAAGGGGCACCGATAGTTCGTCTGGAAGTCGTTGCGTTGGGCAACGGTTCGAGTTTCGAGTTCGTGCATTGCGATACTGCGACCACAGTCGGGACACGCTACCTTCGTCACGGGCATGGGTCTATGGCCCAAACACTTAAATTGCATTGTAAGGTCAGTAGAGAAATCTTACGGCCGAGACGTACGAAACGTCCGAGCTGACTCACCTCGCGCGCAAAGGAGATTGAAATAAACTCCCGAACTCCGAATCGACTTTCGAATTGAAGGTTGTTAGCTCGTCTCGTACGTGGATTGTGACCCGCAGTGCCGTGGTACGGTCTCGACTAGAAACGCTACAGGGAGACGTGGACGCTACTTATCGAAGCGGAACGTCGGTTAAAAAGTCGGTCGCTCACCGTCTCCGCTCGCGGTCAAACCGACCTCTACTCCTCGAACCCGTCCTCGAATCGGAACGTCCCAGTTCGACCTTTTTCTTCGTCGGGTGCCCTGCGGGCACCCTTCTTCGAAAAACGTCGATGAAAAAGCCGCTCGCTCACTTCGTTCGCTCGCGGTCGAGTCCTACCCCTCGAAGCCGTCCTCGAACCGGAACGTCCCGTTTCGCTGGACGACCTCGCCGTCGATTTCGATGTAGGAGTCGTCGGCCATGTCCACGATCATGTCCACGTGGACCGCGCTCTCGTTGCCGGTCTCACCCTCGGGCAGACACTCGTCGTACGCGCGGCCGACCGCGAGGTGGATGGTGTCGCCCATCTTCTCGTCGAACAGCATGTTGTAGGTGAACTGGTCGATGTCGCGGTTCATCCCGATGCCGAGTTCCCCGAGTCGCTTCGCGCCCTCGTCGGTGTCCAGAATCTGGCCGAGGACCTCCTCGTTCTTGCTGGCACCGTACTCCACGACTTCGCCCTCCTCGAACCGGAGGTAGCCATCGTTGACCTCGTGGCCCTCGTGGACGAGCGGCTTGTCGAAGAGGACTTCGCCCTCCACCGAGTCGGCGACCGGCGCGGTGAACACCTCGCCACCGGGCAGGTTGTTCTTCGCATGGTCGTTGATGGTGGTCATCCCCTCGATGCTCATCCGGAGGTCCGTGGTGTCGCCCGAGACGATGCGGACCTCCTCGCCCGCGTCCAGAATCTCGACCATCTGCTGTTGGTGGGCCTTCTGTTCCTCCCAGTCCTTGCCGATGGCCGACCAGACGAACTCCTCGTACTCCTCGGTGGACATCTCGGCGTTCTGGGCGTCGGCGGGCGCGGGGTACTGGGTCAACACCCACGTCGTGTCGAGTATCTCCTCGCGGACGGGAAGCTGGGCCTTCCGGAAGGCCGACATGGTGTCGCTATCGACCGCGCTCATCTCGGCGACGTTGTCGTGGGCGCGAACGTGAATCCACACGTCGGCGGCCTCCGCCAGCGCGAGTTCGTGGTCGGGCGTGTCGAGGTCGTCGGGGGCGACCGCTTCGAGGAACGCCGCGCGCGTCCGGTCCTTGCGGAACGAGACGTGGAACGGGAACGCGCCGCGCTCGCCGACGGCCTCACAGAGCGCGAGCGTCAGGTCCTCGGCGGCCGACGAGGCACTGACGACGACGTTGTCGCCCTCCTCGATTTCGGTAGAGTGGTCAACGACGATCTCGGCGTGTTCCGTGACTCGGGGGTCCATACCGGAAGATGACGGGGAAAGCCGCAAACCGCTTTCGGTCCGGGACAGCGAGGCGGTCGCCGCCGCGACTTCGATTCGTCGAGAAGACGTATCGCCGCCACCGCGGGGTATTTGATGCGCCGCGAGCAAGAGGTTCCTATGATAGACCTCCGGAGCGACACGGTGACGACGCCCGACGAGGAGATGCGCGATGCCGCCCACGATGCCGAGGTTGGTGACGACGTGTACGGCGAGGACCCGACCGTCAACCGATTGGAAGACGAGGCCGCCGACCTCGTGGGGATGGAAGACGCCCTCTACGTGCCGACCGGGACGATGGGCAATCAGGTCGCGGTCCGGACCCACACCGAACGCGGCCAAGAGGTGCTGACCGAGCGCGAGAGCCACGTCGTCAAGTGGGAACTGGGCGGGATGGCACAGCTCTCGACCCTACAGGTCCGGACGCTCGACGGCGGCGAGCGCGGGGTGCCGACCCCCGAGCAGGTCCGCGAGGAGTACGTCGAGGAGGACCTCCACCGGCCCGGAACCGGGCTACTGACGCTCGAAAACACGCACAACAGCAAGGGCGGCGTCGCCGTCGCTCCGGCGAAGATAGACGCCGCGGCCGAGGCCGCCCGCGAGTTGGGGATTCCAGTTCACTTGGACGGCGCGCGAGTGATGAACGCCGCCGTGGCCCACGACGTGCCCCCGGAACGGATGACCGAGGCGGTCGATTCGGTGATGTTCTGTCTCTCGAAGGGACTCGGCGCGCCGGTCGGGTCGATACTGGCCGGAAGCGAGGAGTTTATCGCTCGCGCCCGACGCAACCGCAAGCTGTTCGGCGGCGGGATGCGACAGGTCGGCGTCATCGCGGGACCGGGGCGACTCGCGCTGGAGAACGTCGAGCGACTCGCCGAGGACCACGAGAACGCCCGCGTGCTGGCCGAGCGAGTGGCGGGCGTGGAGGGGTTGTCGGTTCAGGAGCCGGAGACGAACATTCTCCTCGTGGACACGGAGGGGACGGGACACGAAGCCGACGAGTTCCTCGACGCGTGCGCCGACGAAGGAGTGCAGGGAACACAATTCGACGCGCACGTCGCGCGGTTCTGCACGCACTGGGACGTGAACCGAGAAGACGTAGAGGAGGCGGCCGAGCGCGTCGGCGAAGCGGTCAGTAAGCTGGACTGAGTACAGTAGTCCGGGTCGAGCGCGCGGTCGTCCCGATATCTACGCGACGGCGACTACCGGCGACCGTTCTGGACGCCCTCTTGGAACCCGGTG is part of the Halorussus salinus genome and harbors:
- a CDS encoding RNA-binding domain-containing protein encodes the protein MIYSIDVQITAPVQDTEIADRVATAVANLFPDADPAQQHGEVVAEAHSLDHFSELLHRQEILDTARGEFFGSRRGDTFSFDLKKQAAFEGVVNFAVGNPDELGDIHVRVRVEQPTVEEFVDHVAPPTEEGQPVTQDDFE
- a CDS encoding AAA family ATPase, translating into MRVIGTVGLPGSGKGEAASVAEELDIPVVTMGDVIRAECRDRGLDPAEHHGEIAGALRDENGPDAIAQRSLPIIEEALEESDTVLVDGIRAGVEVERFVEAFGDDFTLVSIEAPFEVRAERVQSRGRDATDAETLRERDERERGFGMDEAIARADASIDNTDSLEAFHEKIRALLTEGVAGLERERAREA
- a CDS encoding aminopeptidase, with protein sequence MDPRVTEHAEIVVDHSTEIEEGDNVVVSASSAAEDLTLALCEAVGERGAFPFHVSFRKDRTRAAFLEAVAPDDLDTPDHELALAEAADVWIHVRAHDNVAEMSAVDSDTMSAFRKAQLPVREEILDTTWVLTQYPAPADAQNAEMSTEEYEEFVWSAIGKDWEEQKAHQQQMVEILDAGEEVRIVSGDTTDLRMSIEGMTTINDHAKNNLPGGEVFTAPVADSVEGEVLFDKPLVHEGHEVNDGYLRFEEGEVVEYGASKNEEVLGQILDTDEGAKRLGELGIGMNRDIDQFTYNMLFDEKMGDTIHLAVGRAYDECLPEGETGNESAVHVDMIVDMADDSYIEIDGEVVQRNGTFRFEDGFEG
- a CDS encoding threonine aldolase family protein, giving the protein MIDLRSDTVTTPDEEMRDAAHDAEVGDDVYGEDPTVNRLEDEAADLVGMEDALYVPTGTMGNQVAVRTHTERGQEVLTERESHVVKWELGGMAQLSTLQVRTLDGGERGVPTPEQVREEYVEEDLHRPGTGLLTLENTHNSKGGVAVAPAKIDAAAEAARELGIPVHLDGARVMNAAVAHDVPPERMTEAVDSVMFCLSKGLGAPVGSILAGSEEFIARARRNRKLFGGGMRQVGVIAGPGRLALENVERLAEDHENARVLAERVAGVEGLSVQEPETNILLVDTEGTGHEADEFLDACADEGVQGTQFDAHVARFCTHWDVNREDVEEAAERVGEAVSKLD